The Deltaproteobacteria bacterium region CTTCTTTAGCTAAAGTTTTAAAGTCTCAGAAGGATAGTGGTCCTCCCCCAATTTAATGGAATATAAGTTAAGGCCCTTGCTGCTTTACTTTTTCTCTTTTCATTTCCATTTTTATATCCAGTGAATTTAGTTTATTGATGGTTTCTTTCAATCGGGAAATTTCTTCTTTTAGCAAAAGATTATTTTTTTTCTGATTATTTACTTCACGAAGAATTGCCAATAGATTTCTGATTTCATCACTGTTGCTTTTATGGGGGGCCAGGAGCACATATTTTTCAAGCTCTTCAAGGGCTTTCCCATAATTACACTGTGCGCCGTGGCTCTGGTAATAAAGCCCGGCAAGTTCAAGGTGGATACGGGCCTTAACGTCCAGGTCTTTATTCTCTTCGGCGCTTTTTTCAAGCCCTGCAATTGTTTCTTCCAGGCCAATGACAGGGATATGGTCAACTGTTCCCATGTTTTGTTTTTGTGAACAGCCGAGAACATCAAGCATTATGAAAAAGAAAAGGGGGAGTAAATAACTTCTCTTCATTCTTTTAACCTTCAAAGTGTGGCAGAGTTGTGTGTGCGACGGTCTTCTACGTAAGAACTGCCTGGAATTTTTTTTGCCGCTTCTTTTAATTCGGCAACAATCTCACCTAACTCAATATAACTTTCAAATTTCCGTTTTTCATTGGATACGGCGGCTACGGACAAGGAAACAAAGGGAAAGCTGGTATTTTCTCCCTGTCGTGTTTTTCCCATAATATAACCTCTTTTCCTGTCTTCTGAATTATAAAAAGAGGGAACCCTTTTGTCGAACTTGTCAATTATCTCCATACAGATTTTTTTATTATATTCCGGCTTTGTTATGACTGCAAAGTCATCACCTCCGATATGCCCTACAAAATCACTCATTTCTCCAAGCTTTGTAACCACGTCCTTGATTATGAGAGCGGAAGCCTTTATAAGCTCATTTCCTTTCGAGTAGCCGTAATGATCGTTATAGGCTTTGAAATTATCAAGATCAATGAGACAGAATGTTGTCGGGCTTTTTTTATTGATTCGTTCTTCAAGCATTTTTTCTATAGCCACACCTCCCGGTAATTTTGTAAGGGGGCTTGCATCGAGATGCAATGCTTCCAGCTGTCTGAGACGGCTTCCCATATACTTGAATTCAGTAGCAAGTTCCCATAATTCATCGCCTTGTTTTATTTCAGGCACATGATCGAATTGCCCTTCTGATATTCTCCTTGTGGCAGTCTTTAGCTTATCAATGGAACCTGACACATTTTTCGTTATCAATACAGCAGCAACAATCCCCACAATAATCCCCAGCATGCAGAGGGAGACTGTGTTTACAAAAGCATGATCAACTGTTTTTGCTATGAGGCGGGTTATTTTATCGTGATCGCCATATGCCTGTACTGAAAGATCATTTATAGTGGATAGAATGCTCTCCTGCTTCTTTACAATTTCATAATTTAATTCTTCTTTCTTTTTATTGGAAGTTTTTTTTGTTAAGGAGAATCTTTCAGAAAAGAGTTCGTTATATTCTAAATGAAGGGTTGCTATTTTACTTAGTAAAGGGTTTTTCTCTCCCGGCAGGTTATTGGCTTGACTAAGAAGTTTTCCAAACTCGACGCTGCGCTGGCGAAAGAGAATCCGCATTCCATTTTTTTTTGAAAGTAAATATCGTGAACCATAAAGCTCTTGTGCCAGAAGCGTATCGATCAGATCATCTGTGATCTTTATAACAGGGCCTTTATTTTCGATAAGTTCCTTGTTCATGTTGTTAAGACTGATAAGCGTTACAAGAGAAAATACTCCCAGGATAACAGGTATTGTCGATCCGACAATGAATCCGATTAGAACTTTTTCTACAATCTTAAGATTCATAATCCCGTATTTTTTTGGTGTTATAAAGAGGTTTTTATAAAATAATGATAGCAGGAACTTATGAAAATGCAATTTAGGGGCATTTATGAATGCAGGATGATAAGGGATAGCTTTTCTGATTGAGTTTGCTTCTTGAAGGAGGATGAATTATTTCTTCATTTCAAGCGGAACCGATTATATGACAGTTCCGCTTTATTTCTTATCTATGTCCTGACAGATGCCGCTTTTCAACTTCTCTTTTTCGCAGTAGATTTTCCCTAAGTCCGGCAGGCTCCTAGTACTCCTTAAAGCTTCCCAATGTTTCAAGTAAATATTCAATATCACCTGAAGTATGGCCGGCCGAGACCTGAAAGCGTATTTCCTCATCTCCCTT contains the following coding sequences:
- a CDS encoding sensor domain-containing diguanylate cyclase, whose protein sequence is MNLKIVEKVLIGFIVGSTIPVILGVFSLVTLISLNNMNKELIENKGPVIKITDDLIDTLLAQELYGSRYLLSKKNGMRILFRQRSVEFGKLLSQANNLPGEKNPLLSKIATLHLEYNELFSERFSLTKKTSNKKKEELNYEIVKKQESILSTINDLSVQAYGDHDKITRLIAKTVDHAFVNTVSLCMLGIIVGIVAAVLITKNVSGSIDKLKTATRRISEGQFDHVPEIKQGDELWELATEFKYMGSRLRQLEALHLDASPLTKLPGGVAIEKMLEERINKKSPTTFCLIDLDNFKAYNDHYGYSKGNELIKASALIIKDVVTKLGEMSDFVGHIGGDDFAVITKPEYNKKICMEIIDKFDKRVPSFYNSEDRKRGYIMGKTRQGENTSFPFVSLSVAAVSNEKRKFESYIELGEIVAELKEAAKKIPGSSYVEDRRTHNSATL